The sequence GATGTATAGCCGTGCGCGGTGGGGTTCGTCCAGGGGGGAGCGCGAATTTTGTCGATTACAGATCGGATGTCTCAACGGTGGCGGCCGCTGGCGTCGTGGCTGGTGAGACGCATGCCGACCCGGCGTACGGCGCTGCGGTGGCTCCGACGTGCGGTGATCGGCGGCACCGCGCTGACCGTACTGGCGATGCTCGGCGCGGGCGGCGCGCTGCGGGCGCAGTACGCGGGCGACCCGTCCGCCGCCGGCCGCACCCGCGGCAATGACGCGGTCTGGCTCGGCCACGCCTGGGTGGACGGCACCCGCACACCGGCCGAACTCGCCCTGCTGCGCGACCGGGTGCGCGGCAGCGGCATCCGCGACCTGTACGTCCACACCGGTCCGCTCTCGGCCGACGGGAGCCTCGACCCGGCCCTGTACCCCACCGCGGCCGCGTTCCTCGCCGACGTGCGCCGCGAACTGCCCGGCGTCCGCGTCCAGGCGTGGCTCGGCGACACCGTCGCCCACGGCGGCACGCCCGGGCTGCGTCTGGACGACAGCGCGGTCCGCGCCCGTATCCGCGGCTCGGCGCGGCAGGTGCTCGACGCCGGCTTCGCGGGCGTCCACCTCGACCTGGAGCCGGTGCCGTCCGGCGACGGCGGCTTTCTGCGCACCCTCGACACGGTGCGCGCGCTCACCGTCGCCCGCGGCGTGCCGCTGTCCGCCGCGGTGCCCCAGATCGACCCGCTGCCCGGCCTGCACGCCGTCTCCCACCTGCCGTTCAGCCACCCGAAGTGGTGGTCCCAGCGGTACTTCGGGCAGGTCGCCCGGCGGGTCGACCAGATCGCGCTGATGGCCTACGACACCGCGCTGCCCGCCTCGTCCCTGTTCGGCGGCTACATCGCGCAGCAGACCTCCCTCGCGTTGCAGGTCACCCCGAAGGCCACCAACCTCCTGATCGGGCTGCCCGGTTACCACACCGAGAACTTCGGCCACCACGGCTACGCCGAGACCGTCCCGGCCGCGGTGCGCGGCGCCCGCGTCGCGCTCGCCCGCACCGACCGCGACCGCGCCGCCTTCGGTCTCGCGCTGTACGTCGACTTCGCCGCCGACCCCGCCGACTGGGCGGCGTACCGGGCCGGCTGGGGCACGCCGTGAGGAGCAGCGGTCACGGCGCGGGCTGCGGCGCACCGTCCGTTACGCCGTAGGCTGGTTCCCGCACGCAGGAGTACGCCGGAAGGAGAAGCTGGGTGATCGAGCTGGAGGGTGTTCCCGAGCTGATCGATCCGGTCATGGTGGCCGCGTTCGAGGGCTGGAACGACGCCGGGGACGCGGCCTCCACCGCGGTCGACCACCTCGACCGGGAGTTCAAGGGCGAGGTCTTCGCCGCGCTCGACGCCGAGGACTACTACGACTTCCAGGTCAACCGGCCCACGGTCTGGATGGACGGCGGCACCCGCAAGATCACCTGGCCGACCACCCGGCTGTCGGTGGTCCGCATCCAGTCGCCCAAGCCGCGCGACCTGGTGCTGGTGCGCGGGATCGAGCCCAGCATGCGGTGGCGCTCGTTCTGCAACGAGATCCTGGGCTTCGCGCACGAACTCGGCGTCGAGATGGTCGTCATCCTCGGCGCGCTGCTCGGCGACACCCCGCACACCCGTCCGGTCCCGGTCTCCGGCGTCACCTCCGACGCCGAACTGGCCACCACCATGAACCTGGAGGAGTCCCGGTACGAGGGCCCCACCGGCATCGTCGGCATCCTCCAGGAGGCGTGCACGCACGCCGGCATCCCCGCGGTGAGCCTGTGGGCCGCGGTGCCGCACTACGTCTCCCAGCCGCCCAACCCCAAGGCCACGCTGGCCCTGCTCAACCGCCTGGAGGACCTGCTCGACCTGCGCATCCCGCAGGGCGAGCTCCCCGAGGACGCCCGCGCCTGGCAGGTCGGCGTCGACCAGCTCGCCTCGGAGGACAGCGAGGTCGCGGAGTACGTCCAGACGCTGGAGGAGGCGCGGGACACCGCGGAGTTGCCGGAGGCGTCCGGCGAGGCCATCGCGAAGGAGTTCGAGCGGTATCTGAGGCGGCGGGACCCCGGGGACTACGCGTCCAGCGAGGGCACGGACGGCGTCCCCCACTTCCGCGGCAAACCCGCGCCCCGGGAGGACCCGAACCCCTCCTCCTCGGACGAGGACGAGGACGACGGCGAGGACGACAGCGAGTAAGAGGCAGACGGCGCGTAAGAGGGGCCGCGCCCCTGGGGGGGTGACCGCCTTCCCGGACGGCGGCCACCCCCGCGCACGCGGTCCTAGAGGGCCACGCCCAGCAGCGCGTCCACCGCGCGGGAGACGAGCCCGGGTGCGCCCGGGTCCGTGCCGCCCTCCGACGCCTGGGTGACCGCCCAGGCGTCGACGGCGGCGAGCGCACGCGGCGCGTCGAGGTCGTCCGCGAGAGCGGCTCGCACCTCGTCGAGCAGCGCGTCGGCGGCCGGCCCGTCGGGGCGGGAGACGGCCTCGCGCCAGCGGCCGAGGCGGGCCACGGCGTCGGCGAGGACGTCGTCGGTCCACTCCCAGTCCGCCCGGTAGTGGTGCGCGAGGAGCGCCAGCCGGATCGCGGCCGGGTCGACGCCGGCCCGGCGCAGCGCGGAGACGAAGACGAGGTTGCCCTTGGACTTGGACATCTTCTCGCCGTCCAGGGCGACCATCCCGGCGTGGACGTACGCCTTGGCGTACGGGTACTCCCCGGTGAGCACCTGGGCGTGCGACGCGCCCATCTCGTGGTGCGGGAAGGCGAGATCGGAGCCGCCGCCCTGGACGTCGAAGCCCATCCCGAGGTGGTCCAGCGCGATCGCGACGCACTCGATGTGCCAGCCGGGGCGCCCGCGCCCGAGGGACGCGCCGTCCCAGCTCGGCTCGCCGTCCCGCTCGGCACGCCACAGCATCGGGTCGAGCGGGTTCTTCTTGCCCGGCCGCTCCGGGTCGCCGCCGCGCTCGGCGGCGAGCAGCCGCATCGCGGCGGCGTCGAGCCCGGACACCGCGCCGAAGTGCGGGTCGCACTCGACCGAGAAGTACACGTCGCCGTCCACGTCGTACGCGGCGCCGGTCTCCCGCAGCCGCTCGATCAGCGGCACGATGCCGGGTATGGCCTCGACGGCCCCGATGTAGTGGGCCGGGGGCAGCAGCCGCAGCGCGGTCATGTCCTCGCGGAACAGCGCGGTCTCGCGCTCGGCGAGCGCGGTCCAGTCGTCGCCGGTGTCCGCCGCGCGCTCCAGCAGCGGATCGTCCACGTCCGTGACGTTCTGCACGTACTCGACCTGGCGCTTCGTGTCGAGCCACACCCGCTGCACGAGGTCGAACGCGTTGTAGGTCGCCGCGTGCCCCATGTGGGTGGCGTCGTACGGGGTGATCCCGCAGACATAGAGGCGGGCGACCGGACCGGGCTCGATGGGGACGAGTCCACCGGTCGACGTGTCGTGCAGACGAAGAGGGCGTCCGGTGCCCGGAAGGGCGGGGACGTCGGAAGCTGGCCAGGCATGCATGAGACGAGGGTAACCGGGCCGGTGGTCGACCACTTCCGGTGGGATGGGTGCCTTTCCGGCGCGGCCGCACCGGGCGGGACCGCGCGCCCCCGGGTGGGGCGTCGTCAGACCGGCGGCCAGGGGATCGAGGGCCAGTCGCCGGACGGGGCCGGGTGGACGCCGGATTCCAGCAGCCGGTCGACCCGGGAGCGCAGCGCGGCCGTCTCCGCGGGGGTGATCAGGGTGCCCAGCCGCTCGCCGAGGGCGCCGGAGAGGTCCGCGGCGAGCCGGGTGAGGACCGCGACCGCCTCGGCCGGCAGGGGCTCGCCCGCCCATCCCCACAGCAGCGTCCGCAACTTGTCGTCGGTGTGGAAGGTCACGCCGTGGTCGATGCCGTAGAGCCGCCCGTCGGCGGCGGGCAGGAGGTGGCCGCCCTTGCGGTCGGCGTTGTTCACCACCGCGTCGAGGACGGCCAGCCGGCGCAGGCGTATGTCGTCGGCGTGCACGAGCAGCGCGGTGCCGCCGCCTTCGAGTTGGGCCTCGACGACGGCCTTCCAGCCCGGCGCCGGCTCGGTGTCCTCGGTCAGCGCGAGCAGCGCGCCCGGCCCGTCCTCGCCGTCGTCGTCCTCGCCGCCGGCCCCGTCCTCGCCGTTGCCTTCCTCGTTCCCGCCGTCGGCCGCGGACTCGATCCACAGCTGCACCATGCCCTCGCCGTACGGCCCGTCGCGCAGCACCGTGGGCGGGACCAGGCCCCAGCCGGTGGCCTCGGAGACGAGGTAGGTGGCGACCTCGCGCTGGGCGAGGGTGCCGTCGGGGAAGTCCCACAGCGGCCGCTCACCGCGGACCGGCTTGTAGACGCAGGCGACGGTGCGGCCCTGGTGCGTGCTCTCGCAGAGCAGCACGGCGTTGGAGGCGTCACGGATCTGGCCGCGTACGGCCAGTTCGCCGTGGCGCAGCGCCTCGACGTCGCGCAGATCGACCCCGGTGCCGGTGTCCGTACCCGGGACGGCGGCCGCGTCCGCGCCCACGGCGGCCCGCGGGTCCGTGCCGGTGCTCAGGCCGACCTCCGGTACCCGTTCTGGCGCGGGCATACGTGTCCTTCCGGGTCCAGGGGGAGGCTGCACAGCGGGCAGGGCGGGCGGCCGGCGGAGACCACGTCGAGCGCGCGCTTGGCGAAGGAACGGGCCTGGGCGCCGGTCAGCAGCACCCGCAGCAGCGGCGGGCCGTTCTCGTCGTCCTGGAGCAGTTCCTCCTCGGCGGCCTCCAGGTCCTCCTCGTCCTCGCCGGCCAGCTCGACCAGGGCCTGCGCCTCGATGACCATCCGCTCGTGGGCGCCGTCCCACGCCAGCGCCATGGTGCCGACCCGGAACTCCTCATCCACCGGCACCTCCAGCGGACCGGCGTCCAGCATCTCGGTCGGGGCGACGGCGGGGACCGAGGCGTTTCCACCGGTCCTGCGCACCACCTCGTCGAGGAGTTCGTCGATCCGCTCGGCGAGCGCGGCCACCTGCGTCTTCTCCAGGGCCACGCTCGTGGTCCGGCCCAACGCGGTGGCCTGGAGGAAGAACGTCCGCTGTCCGGGCTGACCGACGGTCCCGGCGACGAAGCGTTCCGGGTGTTCGTAGAAGAAGACCTGGCGGGGCACGTCCTGCTCCGTTTGCTCGGCTTGATCGACTGTGCTGGTGCTTGACTGCTGCTCGGCTGCTGTGACGGCTGTGCCGCGCCGCGCGTGCGGTGTGTCAGGGCACGGGCCACCGGGCATCCACCCTACTGCGGAAGCCGATCACGAGGTGCCGGTCGAACCGCCGACCACGGCGTCCCCCGGGTCCAGCCGGCCCTTGGAGCGGGCGGCGTCGGCCGAGCCTCCGCCGGGCGCGCTGTCCGCGGCGCCCTCGGCCGGCGGCGGGGGGATCAGCGCGGTGAGGTCGCCGGTGTCGCCGAGCCGCAGCAGGAACGGGCGGTGCGGGGTGTAGCGGACGACGGTGACCGAGCAGGGATCGGCGTTGATCCGCTGGAAGAGGTCGAGGTGCGTGCCGAGGGCGTCGGCGACCAGCGCCTTGATGACGTCGCCGTGCGAGCAGAGCAGGTACAGCGCGTCCGCGCCGTGCTCGGCCTCGATCCGCGCGTTCCAGTCGCGTACGGCGTCGACCGCGCGGGCCTGCATCGCGCGCAGCGACTCGCCCTCGGCGCCGGGGAAGACGGCGGCGGAGGGGTGCCGCTGGACGGTGGCCCACAGCGGCTCCTCCGCCAACTCGCGGATCTTCCGCCCGGTCCAGTCGCCGTAGTGGCACTCGCCGACCCGGTCGTCGGTGTGCAGGGGCAGTTCGGGCCGGGTGGCGAGCAGCGGTCCGACCGTCTCCTGGCAGCGCTGCAGCGGGCTGCTCACCACGGCGGCGAGCGGGAGGGCGGCGAGCCGGGCGGCGAGCGCGGTGGCCTGGGCACGGCCGGTGTCGTCGAGGGCGACGCCGGGGCTCCAGCCGGCCAGTACTCCGTCGGTGTTGGCGGTCGAACGGCCATGCCGGACGAGGATCACGGTGGGCATGTCCGCCACCGTAACCCCTTCCGGGGACGCGCGTTGTGCTGGGTGACGGCCGTGGCGGGGAAGATCCCCCCGAGCCCCCACCACGGCCGCGAACGTCACCGGCCGGTCCACGTGCCGGGCCGGGTGTCAGGGCGGCGGTCGGGCCGCGCGAGGGCCCCGGAAAGGGCCGGGAAGGCCCCGGGAGGCAGCCGCACCTGCCGGGTCCCGCTTTCCGAGCGCGTTTGCTCACCGCTTCCGGCGTTTTGCTCGTACCTGACGGCCCGTTGTCTCCGCTTTACATGCAGGGCGAGAGCCGTGCGTCCGGCGGCCGCTTACGGTGTGCTTGTCCTTGCGGTCAGGTCCCGGCCTGTCACTCCCCGTGGGTAGGGTGCAGCAGGGGTCGAGTCGAGACGGCCCGATGTGTCGGGACCGCGAAGCAGGTGGAGATGTTCAGCAAGGCGACGAGGAGCCGCCCGATGACCGAGCCGGGCGTAGGTACCGCGGGAGCGGACTGGTCTCCTTACGCCCGGCTGCAGGACGCGGCGGGGGCGTACTTCCTGCACCCGGACATCGCGATGGACGCGATCACGGGGGTGCTCGGCCGGCGCCGGGTGCGGGGTTTCACGCTGGAGCGCGTGGTGGACCTCACCGAGGCCGGCGCGTCGGTGTGGCAGGAGGCGGCGGTCTGCGACGGGCGGCGGCTGATCCTGTGGCACAGCGAGGAGTTGGCCGACGCGAACGCGCCCGGAGGGACGGTGCTGGACTCCTCGGTGCAAGTGCTCCCGCTGGACGCGATCGGCCACGTCGGCATGCGCACGCTCGTCGGGCGCGACGAGCGCGGGCGCCGCATCGACCGCGGGGTCTACCTGGTCCTCGCCACTGTGATGCCCCACGAACTCAGCGCGGCCCAGGCCGATCCGGACTCTCCGCTGCCGGTCGCCTCCGCGAAGATCCGGCCCGAGTCCTTCCGCTTCAGCAAGTCCCTCGACGACGGCGGCCCCGGCCAGATAGCCCGCCTGATCGACTTCGGCCGCCTCCTGGGCCGCCTCGTCCCGGCGGGGTAACGGCAACGGAGAGCGGCAACCGACAAGGGGCGCGTGGGGGCACTCCCCCGGGCTCCGCCGGGGGCACCCCCACCCAGGCGAAGCACTGGGGGAGAACTGCGCGTCCAGCCGCCCACCGACAGGTGGTCCGGGCGGTCCCGTTACCCCAGCCCCGCCAGCGAAAGAGCCTCGATCCCCGCCCGCAACCCCGCGACCCGCTCCTCGAGGCTGAACCCGGAAGGCGCCAGCGAGAGCGTGGTCACGCCCGCGGCGGCGTACTCCTTCATGCGGTCCGCGATCCGCTCCACCGGCCCCAACAGGCACGTGGAGTCGATGAGTTCCTGCGGCACCGCCGCCGCGGCGGCGTCCTTCTCCCCGGCCAGATACTTGTCCTGGATGTCCGCGGCCTGCTGCTCGTACCCCATGCGCTGAGCCAGCTGGTTGTAGAAGTTCTGCTTGCGGCTCCCCATCCCGCCGACGTACAGCGCGGTGTACGGCCGGAAGGTGTCCGCGAGCTTCGGCAGATCCGCCACGGAGCCGAGCGCCAGCGGCAGCGTCGGGCACACGTCGAACCCGTCCATCGTCAGCCCGGCCTTCTCCCGGCCGGCCCGCAGCGGGCGGATCGCGGTGTCCTCCAGGTGCGCGGCGGACGGGAAGATCAGCAGCGCGCCGTCGGCGATCTCGCCGGTCTGCTCCAGGTTCTTCGGGCCGATCGCCGCGATGTACAGCGGGATGTGCTCGCGCTGCGGGTGCACGGTCAGCCGCAGCGCCTTCCCGGGGCCGCCGGGCAGCGGCAGCGTCCAGTGCTCGCCCTCGTACGACAGCCGCTCGCGGGACATCGCCTTGCGGACGATCTCGACGTACTCGCGGGTGCGGGCCAGCGGCTTGTCGAACTTGACGCCGTACCAGCCCTCGGAGACCTGCGGCCCGGACACGCCGAGGCCCAGCCGGAACCGGCCGCCGGTCAGGGAGTCCAGGGTGGCGGCGGTCATCGCGGTCATCGCCGGGGTGCGGGCCGGGATCTGGAGGATCGCCGAGCCCACGTCGATCCGCTCGGTCTGCGCGGCCACCCACGACAGCACGCTCGGCGCGTCGGAGCCGTACGCCTCGGCGGCCCAGCAGACGGAGTAGCCGAGGCGGTCGGCCTCCTGGGCGACGGCGAGGTTGTCCGCGTCCATGCCGGCGCCCCAGTAGCCGAGGTTGATCCCGAGCCGCATACCGCTCCCCTTAGTACGTACTGGCCAGTAACGTCGTTGTCCCCCCGGACTTTAGCGCCTTGTCCGGCCGAACGCGCCTGTCGGGTACGTCACTGCTCCCCATTTGGAGGGCCGGGCGCTAGCCTCAGCGGTCATGGAGCACAGGCATCTCGGCCGCACCGGCCTGCGCGTGTCCCGGCTCGGACTCGGCACGCTCACCTGGGGGCGCGACACGGGCGAGCGGGACGCCGCCGACCAGCTCAAGTCCTTCTGGGAGGCGGGCGGCTCGCTGGTCGACACCGCGGA comes from Streptomyces sp. NBC_00448 and encodes:
- a CDS encoding DUF3090 domain-containing protein; the encoded protein is MPRQVFFYEHPERFVAGTVGQPGQRTFFLQATALGRTTSVALEKTQVAALAERIDELLDEVVRRTGGNASVPAVAPTEMLDAGPLEVPVDEEFRVGTMALAWDGAHERMVIEAQALVELAGEDEEDLEAAEEELLQDDENGPPLLRVLLTGAQARSFAKRALDVVSAGRPPCPLCSLPLDPEGHVCPRQNGYRRSA
- the mshC gene encoding cysteine--1-D-myo-inosityl 2-amino-2-deoxy-alpha-D-glucopyranoside ligase; this encodes MHAWPASDVPALPGTGRPLRLHDTSTGGLVPIEPGPVARLYVCGITPYDATHMGHAATYNAFDLVQRVWLDTKRQVEYVQNVTDVDDPLLERAADTGDDWTALAERETALFREDMTALRLLPPAHYIGAVEAIPGIVPLIERLRETGAAYDVDGDVYFSVECDPHFGAVSGLDAAAMRLLAAERGGDPERPGKKNPLDPMLWRAERDGEPSWDGASLGRGRPGWHIECVAIALDHLGMGFDVQGGGSDLAFPHHEMGASHAQVLTGEYPYAKAYVHAGMVALDGEKMSKSKGNLVFVSALRRAGVDPAAIRLALLAHHYRADWEWTDDVLADAVARLGRWREAVSRPDGPAADALLDEVRAALADDLDAPRALAAVDAWAVTQASEGGTDPGAPGLVSRAVDALLGVAL
- a CDS encoding histidine phosphatase family protein — its product is MPTVILVRHGRSTANTDGVLAGWSPGVALDDTGRAQATALAARLAALPLAAVVSSPLQRCQETVGPLLATRPELPLHTDDRVGECHYGDWTGRKIRELAEEPLWATVQRHPSAAVFPGAEGESLRAMQARAVDAVRDWNARIEAEHGADALYLLCSHGDVIKALVADALGTHLDLFQRINADPCSVTVVRYTPHRPFLLRLGDTGDLTALIPPPPAEGAADSAPGGGSADAARSKGRLDPGDAVVGGSTGTS
- a CDS encoding LLM class F420-dependent oxidoreductase, which produces MRLGINLGYWGAGMDADNLAVAQEADRLGYSVCWAAEAYGSDAPSVLSWVAAQTERIDVGSAILQIPARTPAMTAMTAATLDSLTGGRFRLGLGVSGPQVSEGWYGVKFDKPLARTREYVEIVRKAMSRERLSYEGEHWTLPLPGGPGKALRLTVHPQREHIPLYIAAIGPKNLEQTGEIADGALLIFPSAAHLEDTAIRPLRAGREKAGLTMDGFDVCPTLPLALGSVADLPKLADTFRPYTALYVGGMGSRKQNFYNQLAQRMGYEQQAADIQDKYLAGEKDAAAAAVPQELIDSTCLLGPVERIADRMKEYAAAGVTTLSLAPSGFSLEERVAGLRAGIEALSLAGLG
- a CDS encoding SCO1664 family protein produces the protein MPAPERVPEVGLSTGTDPRAAVGADAAAVPGTDTGTGVDLRDVEALRHGELAVRGQIRDASNAVLLCESTHQGRTVACVYKPVRGERPLWDFPDGTLAQREVATYLVSEATGWGLVPPTVLRDGPYGEGMVQLWIESAADGGNEEGNGEDGAGGEDDDGEDGPGALLALTEDTEPAPGWKAVVEAQLEGGGTALLVHADDIRLRRLAVLDAVVNNADRKGGHLLPAADGRLYGIDHGVTFHTDDKLRTLLWGWAGEPLPAEAVAVLTRLAADLSGALGERLGTLITPAETAALRSRVDRLLESGVHPAPSGDWPSIPWPPV
- a CDS encoding PAC2 family protein — protein: MIELEGVPELIDPVMVAAFEGWNDAGDAASTAVDHLDREFKGEVFAALDAEDYYDFQVNRPTVWMDGGTRKITWPTTRLSVVRIQSPKPRDLVLVRGIEPSMRWRSFCNEILGFAHELGVEMVVILGALLGDTPHTRPVPVSGVTSDAELATTMNLEESRYEGPTGIVGILQEACTHAGIPAVSLWAAVPHYVSQPPNPKATLALLNRLEDLLDLRIPQGELPEDARAWQVGVDQLASEDSEVAEYVQTLEEARDTAELPEASGEAIAKEFERYLRRRDPGDYASSEGTDGVPHFRGKPAPREDPNPSSSDEDEDDGEDDSE